Proteins encoded together in one Carassius auratus strain Wakin unplaced genomic scaffold, ASM336829v1 scaf_tig00215906, whole genome shotgun sequence window:
- the LOC113096285 gene encoding H/ACA ribonucleoprotein complex subunit 3-like, with protein sequence MFLQYYLSESGDRVYTLKKLDPSGQPTSSAHPARFSPDDKFSRHRVTIKKRFGLLLTQQPRPVL encoded by the exons ATGTTCCTGCAGTATTATCTGAGCGAGAGCGGAGACAGGGTTTATACTCTGAAG AAACTGGACCCAAGCGGTCAGCCCACCAGCTCGGCCCATCCGGCACGCTTTTCACCGGACGACAAGTTCTCCAGACACAGAGTGACCATCAAGAAACGCTTCGGCTTGCTGCTGACACAACAGCCACGACCCGTGCTCTAA